A segment of the Cervus elaphus chromosome 24, mCerEla1.1, whole genome shotgun sequence genome:
CGCGCCCAGGTGTGCTCGGGGCTCGTCGTCCGCCCTCGGCACCGCCCTCAGCTGCCTGCGGGGCGCCTCCTCCGCCTGCTGCGCCCGAGGGCCCGTGGGGTCCGCGTGAGGCACCGGCTGCGCCAGGGCGCCCGCCGCCAGGACGGCCATCAGCAAGCACAGGCACACGCCGCGGTTCATGGCTGCGgggagcagagggaaggggacGTGAACGAAAAGGTGCGGCATCCGTGGCCTCCTGAGGAGGGTCGGACACCCAAGGTACAGAGGAGGGGGCTCAGCGCAAAGGCGCGGGACTCCGGATCCGCCAGCACTAGGGAGCCGGTGACCCCAGCACGCGCGTTCGGGCGCACCGCGTTCTCTTTGGGGTGAACCGCAGGCGGGGACCCGGAGTGGTGCGGGGGACGGAGAGAGACCCTGTCCTCTGCCCTGTTGAGCAGAAAGAATgtcttatgttttcctttagttTGAGGAAGTGTTACAGCGTCGTCTCTCTTCTCCTACCTGGAAAAACAAGAGATTAAAGACAGGTGAAAATTATCCGAAAGGGACGACTCTTAGGAAAAATAAGAGACTTGAAGAAAAGAGGCACCTTACCAGAGAGCTAAGACGCTTCAAACCGGGAaataaatggtgaaaaactgagaaGCATCGTTTAAAAGATGAGACCAATACATAAAAGCCGTATTTTTCAAGTTTCCTCAAGGTGCAAATGGGAATTGGCAGTGAGCAACTATGTAAAACACAGGcagggttttaaaaaaatcagaaatctgCGCTCAGTCCTCCGGCGTCCGCCAAGCACCGCTGCGTTTCAGATCCGCGCAGATAAAACACTGGGACAGTTCTATCCCCCAAACCTTGAGTTTTCCCGCAGTAttcagaaaatgaatttaaattgaaAACCTCTCGGTAGTTTATTTGAAAAGATTGTAAAGTTCACTGGACCGCTGTATAACATCTAGCGAATCGCAATTTGCCCGCTAACCCGAGCAAATAGATGCTCCAGCGTCGCCTGCGCTGGAGAACAAAGCAAGCGAGTAGAAGTCTGTAAACCATCCTTACCCACCCAGCCCGCACTGCCCTTTGTgacttggagaaatgtctttcgGGCTGTCGGAaagaagacacagaaaacagtaaaatgaaatGGAAGGGGAA
Coding sequences within it:
- the CCK gene encoding cholecystokinin, with the translated sequence MNRGVCLCLLMAVLAAGALAQPVPHADPTGPRAQQAEEAPRRQLRAVPRADDEPRAHLGALLARYIQQARKAPSGRMSAIKNLQSLDPSHRISDRDYMGWMDFGRRSAEEFEYTS